One genomic region from Pyxicephalus adspersus chromosome 1, UCB_Pads_2.0, whole genome shotgun sequence encodes:
- the KANSL2 gene encoding KAT8 regulatory NSL complex subunit 2 isoform X2: MPPPSSKPLPASTLSSLSQCERSGRAEMNRIRIHVLPSRGRLTPVSRTYEALSCAYTQRPCSQPRIDGYEFCIKHILEDRNAPYKQCSYVSSKNGRRCTAAAPKPDKKDGMSFCAEHAQRNALALQTQMKKSNTGTSSESLLYQLSSYARGELGTQNQESSRNESSRILDEDSCSDSDHEAVTVDQTWMGDLDSEADSLDSDQEDPLKHAGVYTAEEVTLIMREKLIRLQSLYIDQFKRLQHLLKEKKRNYLHGVKGEHERLGSSLLTGPEGLASKERDNLKKLKALRRYRKRYGVEALLHRQLKERRMLATEGVSQQAHTTRSSQRCLAFVEDVRCSNPSLPMTRHCLSHICQDSNQVLFKMCAGSEEVPCNKSLPVSLSEEPCCPLHYRLPSPMYKSEPVLPAPEQMDMAPMELYLSTAELQPTENLPLEFSDDLDVVGDGMQCPPSPLLFDPSADISRTPIDILADDTEQNCTSHTLLPADSLVGSIGQSQVHSPEEFVAQITDPVGDDAITATMSKANGNAESSSFG; this comes from the exons ATGCCCCCCCCCTCCTCTAAGCCACTTCCAGCTTCTACCCTAAGCTCTCTGTCTCAGTGTGAAAGGAGCGGCCGTGCAG AGATGAACAGAATTCGGATCCACGTTCTGCCGAGCAGAGGTCGCCTGACTCCGGTGTCCAGGACGTATGAAGCCCTTTCCTGTGCGTACACCCAGCGCCCGTGTTCCCAGCCGCGCATCGATGgctatgaattctgcatcaaACACATACTGGAAGACAGGAACGCTCCATACAAACAATGCAGCTACGTATCCAGCAAGAACGGGCGACGCTGCACCGCCGCTGCTCCTAAACCTGACAAAAAGGATGG AATGTCTTTCTGTGCTGAGCATGCACAAAGAAATGCACTGGCTCTTCAGACGCAAATGAAAAAGTCAAACACAGGGACATCCAGTGAATCCTTATTGTACCAGTTAAGTTCTTATGCACGTGGTGAACTGGGTACACAAAACCAGGAAAGCAGCCGAAATGAGTCCAGCCGGATACTTG ATGAAGACAGCTGCAGTGATAGCGATCATGAGGCAGTCACCGTGGATCAGACATGGATGGGAGACCTTGATAGTGAAGCCGACAGCTTGGACAGTGATCAGGAGGACCCTCTGAA GCATGCCGGAGTGTACACCGCAGAGGAAGTCACCCTCATAATGCGTGAAAAGCTTATTCGTTTACAGTCCCTTTATATTGATCAGTTTAAGCGACTACAACACTtgctgaaggaaaaaaaaagaaattacttgCATGGTGTTAAAGGTGAACATGAACGTTTAG GGAGTAGTCTACTTACTGGACCTGAAGGATTGGCTTCAAAAGAACGGGACAATCTGAAGAAACTAAAAGCACTACGCAGATACAGAAAGCGATATGGAGTAGAAGCTCTATTGCATCGTCAGTTAAAAGAACGGCGTATGTTGGCTACAGAAGGTGTATCCCAGCAG GCTCACACCACCAGATCTAGTCAGCGTTGCCTGGCCTTTGTAGAAGATGTGCGTTGTTCCAACCCAAGTCTTCCAATGACTAGACACTGCCTTTCAC ATATTTGTCAGGACAGTAATCAGGTTCTTTTTAAGATGTGTGCAGGCTCTGAAGAAGTTCCATGTAACAAATCACTCCCAGTTAGCCTGTCGGAAGAACCTTGTTGCCCATTGCACTATCGGTTACCATCGCCAATGTACAAGTCTGAACCAGTGTTGCCTGCTCCGGAACAGATGGATATGGCTCCCATGGAGCTTTATTTGAGTACGGCTGAATTGCAGCCTACAGAGAACCTACCCCTTGAATTTAGTGAT gatCTTGATGTAGTAGGGGATGGCATGCAGTGTCCACCATCTCCTTTGCTGTTTGACCCATCTGCAGACATTTCCAGAACGCCAATTGACATTCTGGCTGATGATACGGAACAGAACTGTACAAGTCACACTTTACTGCCAGCAGACTCGCTGGTAGGATCTATTggacag AGTCAAGTCCATTCACCAGAAGAATTTGTTGCACAAATAACAGATCCAGTGGGGGATGATGCAATAACAGCAACCATGTCCAAAGCCAATGGGAATGCAGAAAGCTCCTCTTTTGGTTGA
- the KANSL2 gene encoding KAT8 regulatory NSL complex subunit 2 isoform X1, with product MPPPSSKPLPASTLSSLSQCERSGRAEMNRIRIHVLPSRGRLTPVSRTYEALSCAYTQRPCSQPRIDGYEFCIKHILEDRNAPYKQCSYVSSKNGRRCTAAAPKPDKKDGMSFCAEHAQRNALALQTQMKKSNTGTSSESLLYQLSSYARGELGTQNQESSRNESSRILVDEDSCSDSDHEAVTVDQTWMGDLDSEADSLDSDQEDPLKHAGVYTAEEVTLIMREKLIRLQSLYIDQFKRLQHLLKEKKRNYLHGVKGEHERLGSSLLTGPEGLASKERDNLKKLKALRRYRKRYGVEALLHRQLKERRMLATEGVSQQAHTTRSSQRCLAFVEDVRCSNPSLPMTRHCLSHICQDSNQVLFKMCAGSEEVPCNKSLPVSLSEEPCCPLHYRLPSPMYKSEPVLPAPEQMDMAPMELYLSTAELQPTENLPLEFSDDLDVVGDGMQCPPSPLLFDPSADISRTPIDILADDTEQNCTSHTLLPADSLVGSIGQSQVHSPEEFVAQITDPVGDDAITATMSKANGNAESSSFG from the exons ATGCCCCCCCCCTCCTCTAAGCCACTTCCAGCTTCTACCCTAAGCTCTCTGTCTCAGTGTGAAAGGAGCGGCCGTGCAG AGATGAACAGAATTCGGATCCACGTTCTGCCGAGCAGAGGTCGCCTGACTCCGGTGTCCAGGACGTATGAAGCCCTTTCCTGTGCGTACACCCAGCGCCCGTGTTCCCAGCCGCGCATCGATGgctatgaattctgcatcaaACACATACTGGAAGACAGGAACGCTCCATACAAACAATGCAGCTACGTATCCAGCAAGAACGGGCGACGCTGCACCGCCGCTGCTCCTAAACCTGACAAAAAGGATGG AATGTCTTTCTGTGCTGAGCATGCACAAAGAAATGCACTGGCTCTTCAGACGCAAATGAAAAAGTCAAACACAGGGACATCCAGTGAATCCTTATTGTACCAGTTAAGTTCTTATGCACGTGGTGAACTGGGTACACAAAACCAGGAAAGCAGCCGAAATGAGTCCAGCCGGATACTTG TAGATGAAGACAGCTGCAGTGATAGCGATCATGAGGCAGTCACCGTGGATCAGACATGGATGGGAGACCTTGATAGTGAAGCCGACAGCTTGGACAGTGATCAGGAGGACCCTCTGAA GCATGCCGGAGTGTACACCGCAGAGGAAGTCACCCTCATAATGCGTGAAAAGCTTATTCGTTTACAGTCCCTTTATATTGATCAGTTTAAGCGACTACAACACTtgctgaaggaaaaaaaaagaaattacttgCATGGTGTTAAAGGTGAACATGAACGTTTAG GGAGTAGTCTACTTACTGGACCTGAAGGATTGGCTTCAAAAGAACGGGACAATCTGAAGAAACTAAAAGCACTACGCAGATACAGAAAGCGATATGGAGTAGAAGCTCTATTGCATCGTCAGTTAAAAGAACGGCGTATGTTGGCTACAGAAGGTGTATCCCAGCAG GCTCACACCACCAGATCTAGTCAGCGTTGCCTGGCCTTTGTAGAAGATGTGCGTTGTTCCAACCCAAGTCTTCCAATGACTAGACACTGCCTTTCAC ATATTTGTCAGGACAGTAATCAGGTTCTTTTTAAGATGTGTGCAGGCTCTGAAGAAGTTCCATGTAACAAATCACTCCCAGTTAGCCTGTCGGAAGAACCTTGTTGCCCATTGCACTATCGGTTACCATCGCCAATGTACAAGTCTGAACCAGTGTTGCCTGCTCCGGAACAGATGGATATGGCTCCCATGGAGCTTTATTTGAGTACGGCTGAATTGCAGCCTACAGAGAACCTACCCCTTGAATTTAGTGAT gatCTTGATGTAGTAGGGGATGGCATGCAGTGTCCACCATCTCCTTTGCTGTTTGACCCATCTGCAGACATTTCCAGAACGCCAATTGACATTCTGGCTGATGATACGGAACAGAACTGTACAAGTCACACTTTACTGCCAGCAGACTCGCTGGTAGGATCTATTggacag AGTCAAGTCCATTCACCAGAAGAATTTGTTGCACAAATAACAGATCCAGTGGGGGATGATGCAATAACAGCAACCATGTCCAAAGCCAATGGGAATGCAGAAAGCTCCTCTTTTGGTTGA
- the CCNT1 gene encoding cyclin-T1 isoform X2, whose protein sequence is MEENKVSASELVLLNQICYNDCSCFQTIAPAALFLAAKVEEQPRKLEHVIKVVHACLNSKEPMPDTNSEAYLQQAQDLVILESIILQTLGFEITIDHPHTHVVKCTQLVRASKDLAQTSYFMATNSLHLTTFCLQYTPPVVACVCIHLACKWSNWEIPVSTDGKPWWEYVDATVTLKLLDDLTHEFLQILEKTPNRLKRIRNWRIYQANKKPKEGEGENDSTDCFSDQALLRMISQSGSMNKSPFSDSSSQPFPILKQDFGMSEESWGAPENTQQDHQRTSEFIGCTDQSQLPGNKPTVAKVSLKEYRAKHAEELAAQKRQLENMGASLKEQYASAAQNLLIQQQKDRERESHASPIILKIPLHEVSHERTEKTSSLKLRLPVPTREKPEDTKIRIKVPTEDSSSSNKVRDKHRSGSSSHHHNSQSHRHHHHNSSSSSSKRSSSNVGGSSHKSLEASRKRPLSEDNPGHDSVSQKVSRTSVPTKTESPVAQSAHRAWSSHSIHDKTDRETSGSDGHSLSKVIDYQDTVSMIHSLLSAQGVQPIAPRQYLNQYGEYRKHRPSSTDKSRPPPLPSEPPPPLPPLPK, encoded by the exons ATGGAAGAGAATAAAGTGTCGGCATCTGAATTAGTACTTTTAAATCAGATCTGTTACAATGATTGCAGTTGTTTTCAG ACTATAGCACCTGCAGCTCTGTTTTTGGCAGCGAAGGTAGAAGAACAGCCGCGGAAGTTGGAGCATGTCATCAAGGTTGTCCATGCTTGCCTAAACTCAAAGGAACCTATGCCTGACACCAATAGCGAG GCATATCTGCAACAAGCCCAAGACCTGGTCATTCTAGAGAGCATTATACTGCAGACCCTGG ggtTTGAGATAACTATTGATCATCCACATACTCATGTAGTGAAATGCACACAGCTAGTTAGAG CAAGCAAAGACTTGGCTCAGACGTCCTACTTCATGGCAACCAACag CTTGCATTTAACTACATTCTGCCTCCAGTACACCCCTCCAGTGGTGGCCTGTGTCTGCATCCACTTGGCCTGTAAATGGTCAAACTGGGAGATCCCTGTATCTACAGACGGAAAGCCGTGGTGGGAGTATGTGGATGCGACTGTAACATTGAAACTTTTAGATG atttaacaCATGAGTTTCTTCAGATATTAGAGAAAACTCCAAATCGATTGAAACGCATACGAAACTGGAGA aTATACCAAGCAAATAAAAAGCCCAAAGAAGGTGAAGGAGAAAATGATAGTACCGACTGCTTCTCTGATCAGGCTTTACTTAGGATGATCTCTCAAAGTGGATCGATGAACAAATCCCCTTTTTCAGACTCCTCTTCTCAGCCTTTCCCAATATTAAAACAGGACTTTGGAATGTCTGAAGAGTCATGGGGAGCCCCTGAAAATACCCAACAGGACCACCAGAGGACTAGTGAATTTATTGGTTGCACAGATCAGTCACAGCTCCCAGGAAATAAACCAACAGTAGCAAAAGTCTCACTGAAGGAATATCGTGCAAAGCATGCTGAAGAATTAGCTGCACAGAAGCGTCAGCTAGAAAATATGGGTGCCAGTTTAAAGGAACAGTATGCGTCTGCTGCTCAAAATTTACTTATACAGCAGCAGAAAGACCGTGAAAGGGAGAGTCATGCCTCACCTATCATTCTGAAGATTCCTTTGCATGAGGTTAGCCATGAGCGGACAGAGAAAACCTCTAGTCTAAAACTACGTCTTCCTGTGCCCACCCGTGAGAAACCAGAGGATACAAAGATCCGCATAAAGGTGCCAACTGAGGACAGTAGTAGCAGCAACAAAGTTCGAGACAAGCACCGGAGCGGTTCATCGTCACACCACCACAATAGTCAGTCCCATCGTCATCACCATCATAATTCATCCAGCTCTAGCAGTAAACGATCATCTTCCAATGTGGGAGGATCATCACACAAATCATTAGAGGCATCCAGAAAAAGGCCCTTGTCTGAAGATAACCCTGGTCATGATTCTGTTTCACAAAAAGTGAGCAGAACTTCAGTACCAACTAAAACTGAATCTCCAGTTGCCCAATCAGCCCACAGAGCGTGGAGTAGTCACAGCATTCATGACAAAACAGACAGAGAAACTTCTGGTTCTGATGGGCACAGCTTATCAAAAGTAATTGATTACCAGGACACTGTAAGCATGATACATTCACTTCTAAGTGCACAGGGAGTGCAGCCTATAGCACCCCGTCAGTATTTAAATCAATACGGGGAGTACCGTAAACATAGGCCAAGTAGCACAGATAAATCTAGGCCTCCTCCCCTACCTTCTGAGCCACCTCCTCCTCTGCCACCACTTCCAAAATGA
- the CCNT1 gene encoding cyclin-T1 isoform X1, translated as MAPPGRWYFTREQLERSPSRRAGVDPDMELSYRQQAANLIQDMGQRLGVSQLTINTAIVYMHRFYMVQSFTKFHRNTIAPAALFLAAKVEEQPRKLEHVIKVVHACLNSKEPMPDTNSEAYLQQAQDLVILESIILQTLGFEITIDHPHTHVVKCTQLVRASKDLAQTSYFMATNSLHLTTFCLQYTPPVVACVCIHLACKWSNWEIPVSTDGKPWWEYVDATVTLKLLDDLTHEFLQILEKTPNRLKRIRNWRIYQANKKPKEGEGENDSTDCFSDQALLRMISQSGSMNKSPFSDSSSQPFPILKQDFGMSEESWGAPENTQQDHQRTSEFIGCTDQSQLPGNKPTVAKVSLKEYRAKHAEELAAQKRQLENMGASLKEQYASAAQNLLIQQQKDRERESHASPIILKIPLHEVSHERTEKTSSLKLRLPVPTREKPEDTKIRIKVPTEDSSSSNKVRDKHRSGSSSHHHNSQSHRHHHHNSSSSSSKRSSSNVGGSSHKSLEASRKRPLSEDNPGHDSVSQKVSRTSVPTKTESPVAQSAHRAWSSHSIHDKTDRETSGSDGHSLSKVIDYQDTVSMIHSLLSAQGVQPIAPRQYLNQYGEYRKHRPSSTDKSRPPPLPSEPPPPLPPLPK; from the exons ATGGCGCCTCCAGGCCGCTGGTACTTCACCCGGGAGCAGCTAGAACGCAGCCCGTCCCGCCGCGCCGGCGTGGACCCGGACATGGAGCTCTCGTACCGGCAGCAGGCAGCCAACCTCATTCAAGACATGGGCCAGCGGCTCGGCGT ATCCCAACTGACTATTAACACAGCTATTGTGTATATGCATCGCTTTTATATGGTCCAGTCTTTTACAAAATTTCATCGTAAT ACTATAGCACCTGCAGCTCTGTTTTTGGCAGCGAAGGTAGAAGAACAGCCGCGGAAGTTGGAGCATGTCATCAAGGTTGTCCATGCTTGCCTAAACTCAAAGGAACCTATGCCTGACACCAATAGCGAG GCATATCTGCAACAAGCCCAAGACCTGGTCATTCTAGAGAGCATTATACTGCAGACCCTGG ggtTTGAGATAACTATTGATCATCCACATACTCATGTAGTGAAATGCACACAGCTAGTTAGAG CAAGCAAAGACTTGGCTCAGACGTCCTACTTCATGGCAACCAACag CTTGCATTTAACTACATTCTGCCTCCAGTACACCCCTCCAGTGGTGGCCTGTGTCTGCATCCACTTGGCCTGTAAATGGTCAAACTGGGAGATCCCTGTATCTACAGACGGAAAGCCGTGGTGGGAGTATGTGGATGCGACTGTAACATTGAAACTTTTAGATG atttaacaCATGAGTTTCTTCAGATATTAGAGAAAACTCCAAATCGATTGAAACGCATACGAAACTGGAGA aTATACCAAGCAAATAAAAAGCCCAAAGAAGGTGAAGGAGAAAATGATAGTACCGACTGCTTCTCTGATCAGGCTTTACTTAGGATGATCTCTCAAAGTGGATCGATGAACAAATCCCCTTTTTCAGACTCCTCTTCTCAGCCTTTCCCAATATTAAAACAGGACTTTGGAATGTCTGAAGAGTCATGGGGAGCCCCTGAAAATACCCAACAGGACCACCAGAGGACTAGTGAATTTATTGGTTGCACAGATCAGTCACAGCTCCCAGGAAATAAACCAACAGTAGCAAAAGTCTCACTGAAGGAATATCGTGCAAAGCATGCTGAAGAATTAGCTGCACAGAAGCGTCAGCTAGAAAATATGGGTGCCAGTTTAAAGGAACAGTATGCGTCTGCTGCTCAAAATTTACTTATACAGCAGCAGAAAGACCGTGAAAGGGAGAGTCATGCCTCACCTATCATTCTGAAGATTCCTTTGCATGAGGTTAGCCATGAGCGGACAGAGAAAACCTCTAGTCTAAAACTACGTCTTCCTGTGCCCACCCGTGAGAAACCAGAGGATACAAAGATCCGCATAAAGGTGCCAACTGAGGACAGTAGTAGCAGCAACAAAGTTCGAGACAAGCACCGGAGCGGTTCATCGTCACACCACCACAATAGTCAGTCCCATCGTCATCACCATCATAATTCATCCAGCTCTAGCAGTAAACGATCATCTTCCAATGTGGGAGGATCATCACACAAATCATTAGAGGCATCCAGAAAAAGGCCCTTGTCTGAAGATAACCCTGGTCATGATTCTGTTTCACAAAAAGTGAGCAGAACTTCAGTACCAACTAAAACTGAATCTCCAGTTGCCCAATCAGCCCACAGAGCGTGGAGTAGTCACAGCATTCATGACAAAACAGACAGAGAAACTTCTGGTTCTGATGGGCACAGCTTATCAAAAGTAATTGATTACCAGGACACTGTAAGCATGATACATTCACTTCTAAGTGCACAGGGAGTGCAGCCTATAGCACCCCGTCAGTATTTAAATCAATACGGGGAGTACCGTAAACATAGGCCAAGTAGCACAGATAAATCTAGGCCTCCTCCCCTACCTTCTGAGCCACCTCCTCCTCTGCCACCACTTCCAAAATGA
- the CCNT1 gene encoding cyclin-T1 isoform X3: MPDTNSEAYLQQAQDLVILESIILQTLGFEITIDHPHTHVVKCTQLVRASKDLAQTSYFMATNSLHLTTFCLQYTPPVVACVCIHLACKWSNWEIPVSTDGKPWWEYVDATVTLKLLDDLTHEFLQILEKTPNRLKRIRNWRIYQANKKPKEGEGENDSTDCFSDQALLRMISQSGSMNKSPFSDSSSQPFPILKQDFGMSEESWGAPENTQQDHQRTSEFIGCTDQSQLPGNKPTVAKVSLKEYRAKHAEELAAQKRQLENMGASLKEQYASAAQNLLIQQQKDRERESHASPIILKIPLHEVSHERTEKTSSLKLRLPVPTREKPEDTKIRIKVPTEDSSSSNKVRDKHRSGSSSHHHNSQSHRHHHHNSSSSSSKRSSSNVGGSSHKSLEASRKRPLSEDNPGHDSVSQKVSRTSVPTKTESPVAQSAHRAWSSHSIHDKTDRETSGSDGHSLSKVIDYQDTVSMIHSLLSAQGVQPIAPRQYLNQYGEYRKHRPSSTDKSRPPPLPSEPPPPLPPLPK, from the exons ATGCCTGACACCAATAGCGAG GCATATCTGCAACAAGCCCAAGACCTGGTCATTCTAGAGAGCATTATACTGCAGACCCTGG ggtTTGAGATAACTATTGATCATCCACATACTCATGTAGTGAAATGCACACAGCTAGTTAGAG CAAGCAAAGACTTGGCTCAGACGTCCTACTTCATGGCAACCAACag CTTGCATTTAACTACATTCTGCCTCCAGTACACCCCTCCAGTGGTGGCCTGTGTCTGCATCCACTTGGCCTGTAAATGGTCAAACTGGGAGATCCCTGTATCTACAGACGGAAAGCCGTGGTGGGAGTATGTGGATGCGACTGTAACATTGAAACTTTTAGATG atttaacaCATGAGTTTCTTCAGATATTAGAGAAAACTCCAAATCGATTGAAACGCATACGAAACTGGAGA aTATACCAAGCAAATAAAAAGCCCAAAGAAGGTGAAGGAGAAAATGATAGTACCGACTGCTTCTCTGATCAGGCTTTACTTAGGATGATCTCTCAAAGTGGATCGATGAACAAATCCCCTTTTTCAGACTCCTCTTCTCAGCCTTTCCCAATATTAAAACAGGACTTTGGAATGTCTGAAGAGTCATGGGGAGCCCCTGAAAATACCCAACAGGACCACCAGAGGACTAGTGAATTTATTGGTTGCACAGATCAGTCACAGCTCCCAGGAAATAAACCAACAGTAGCAAAAGTCTCACTGAAGGAATATCGTGCAAAGCATGCTGAAGAATTAGCTGCACAGAAGCGTCAGCTAGAAAATATGGGTGCCAGTTTAAAGGAACAGTATGCGTCTGCTGCTCAAAATTTACTTATACAGCAGCAGAAAGACCGTGAAAGGGAGAGTCATGCCTCACCTATCATTCTGAAGATTCCTTTGCATGAGGTTAGCCATGAGCGGACAGAGAAAACCTCTAGTCTAAAACTACGTCTTCCTGTGCCCACCCGTGAGAAACCAGAGGATACAAAGATCCGCATAAAGGTGCCAACTGAGGACAGTAGTAGCAGCAACAAAGTTCGAGACAAGCACCGGAGCGGTTCATCGTCACACCACCACAATAGTCAGTCCCATCGTCATCACCATCATAATTCATCCAGCTCTAGCAGTAAACGATCATCTTCCAATGTGGGAGGATCATCACACAAATCATTAGAGGCATCCAGAAAAAGGCCCTTGTCTGAAGATAACCCTGGTCATGATTCTGTTTCACAAAAAGTGAGCAGAACTTCAGTACCAACTAAAACTGAATCTCCAGTTGCCCAATCAGCCCACAGAGCGTGGAGTAGTCACAGCATTCATGACAAAACAGACAGAGAAACTTCTGGTTCTGATGGGCACAGCTTATCAAAAGTAATTGATTACCAGGACACTGTAAGCATGATACATTCACTTCTAAGTGCACAGGGAGTGCAGCCTATAGCACCCCGTCAGTATTTAAATCAATACGGGGAGTACCGTAAACATAGGCCAAGTAGCACAGATAAATCTAGGCCTCCTCCCCTACCTTCTGAGCCACCTCCTCCTCTGCCACCACTTCCAAAATGA
- the KANSL2 gene encoding KAT8 regulatory NSL complex subunit 2 isoform X3 translates to MNRIRIHVLPSRGRLTPVSRTYEALSCAYTQRPCSQPRIDGYEFCIKHILEDRNAPYKQCSYVSSKNGRRCTAAAPKPDKKDGMSFCAEHAQRNALALQTQMKKSNTGTSSESLLYQLSSYARGELGTQNQESSRNESSRILVDEDSCSDSDHEAVTVDQTWMGDLDSEADSLDSDQEDPLKHAGVYTAEEVTLIMREKLIRLQSLYIDQFKRLQHLLKEKKRNYLHGVKGEHERLGSSLLTGPEGLASKERDNLKKLKALRRYRKRYGVEALLHRQLKERRMLATEGVSQQAHTTRSSQRCLAFVEDVRCSNPSLPMTRHCLSHICQDSNQVLFKMCAGSEEVPCNKSLPVSLSEEPCCPLHYRLPSPMYKSEPVLPAPEQMDMAPMELYLSTAELQPTENLPLEFSDDLDVVGDGMQCPPSPLLFDPSADISRTPIDILADDTEQNCTSHTLLPADSLVGSIGQSQVHSPEEFVAQITDPVGDDAITATMSKANGNAESSSFG, encoded by the exons ATGAACAGAATTCGGATCCACGTTCTGCCGAGCAGAGGTCGCCTGACTCCGGTGTCCAGGACGTATGAAGCCCTTTCCTGTGCGTACACCCAGCGCCCGTGTTCCCAGCCGCGCATCGATGgctatgaattctgcatcaaACACATACTGGAAGACAGGAACGCTCCATACAAACAATGCAGCTACGTATCCAGCAAGAACGGGCGACGCTGCACCGCCGCTGCTCCTAAACCTGACAAAAAGGATGG AATGTCTTTCTGTGCTGAGCATGCACAAAGAAATGCACTGGCTCTTCAGACGCAAATGAAAAAGTCAAACACAGGGACATCCAGTGAATCCTTATTGTACCAGTTAAGTTCTTATGCACGTGGTGAACTGGGTACACAAAACCAGGAAAGCAGCCGAAATGAGTCCAGCCGGATACTTG TAGATGAAGACAGCTGCAGTGATAGCGATCATGAGGCAGTCACCGTGGATCAGACATGGATGGGAGACCTTGATAGTGAAGCCGACAGCTTGGACAGTGATCAGGAGGACCCTCTGAA GCATGCCGGAGTGTACACCGCAGAGGAAGTCACCCTCATAATGCGTGAAAAGCTTATTCGTTTACAGTCCCTTTATATTGATCAGTTTAAGCGACTACAACACTtgctgaaggaaaaaaaaagaaattacttgCATGGTGTTAAAGGTGAACATGAACGTTTAG GGAGTAGTCTACTTACTGGACCTGAAGGATTGGCTTCAAAAGAACGGGACAATCTGAAGAAACTAAAAGCACTACGCAGATACAGAAAGCGATATGGAGTAGAAGCTCTATTGCATCGTCAGTTAAAAGAACGGCGTATGTTGGCTACAGAAGGTGTATCCCAGCAG GCTCACACCACCAGATCTAGTCAGCGTTGCCTGGCCTTTGTAGAAGATGTGCGTTGTTCCAACCCAAGTCTTCCAATGACTAGACACTGCCTTTCAC ATATTTGTCAGGACAGTAATCAGGTTCTTTTTAAGATGTGTGCAGGCTCTGAAGAAGTTCCATGTAACAAATCACTCCCAGTTAGCCTGTCGGAAGAACCTTGTTGCCCATTGCACTATCGGTTACCATCGCCAATGTACAAGTCTGAACCAGTGTTGCCTGCTCCGGAACAGATGGATATGGCTCCCATGGAGCTTTATTTGAGTACGGCTGAATTGCAGCCTACAGAGAACCTACCCCTTGAATTTAGTGAT gatCTTGATGTAGTAGGGGATGGCATGCAGTGTCCACCATCTCCTTTGCTGTTTGACCCATCTGCAGACATTTCCAGAACGCCAATTGACATTCTGGCTGATGATACGGAACAGAACTGTACAAGTCACACTTTACTGCCAGCAGACTCGCTGGTAGGATCTATTggacag AGTCAAGTCCATTCACCAGAAGAATTTGTTGCACAAATAACAGATCCAGTGGGGGATGATGCAATAACAGCAACCATGTCCAAAGCCAATGGGAATGCAGAAAGCTCCTCTTTTGGTTGA